tgaaaggctaagtttatatgaaggaaaacctaactcagttgactggagatcccaagatctgagttcaataggacaacctacttgtatgaactggcgaagtcactgtaggggagttaattactaaactagcaacccctacaccttttaagggagtttactaattatgagtagacttcctagttcattcctaaaagtgacatgtGAGAGGATAAGCCTTcggcttttaatgattcaactgaaataaccatgtgtggttaatcagtagccatggatcacctatgtgagagagaagtggggtcgcttcgaagggtattgttggggtacaatacttgataagctctcgcagaaccaggctaatgttcatgaccataacgaacataactatgaggacttgagattgtcagggagagtcttgtgtgaagcgtattgtcgcctacacaaacggcagacgagttcaaagacatcgccgtctactcagagccagtagactaagtgcgttttcacaagcgaaagttcaaagggtaacacctacttatcgtatgcaagattcaaccgctgAAATTTAATCGGAAGATAGTTGTTACTAAGAAGCGATCTCcgttcatgtgggggattgttggaaaactTGGTTGGAAAAGTATGTTCCACCAATTTTTGGacacaaattaatatataataaagtgATATATATTAACGACTATTTAGTGGGATTTGTAGCCACTAATGAGAGCTTTAAAACGAACTAAAGCGTGTCTAAAGCGGGttaatggtgaatgagatatcgcgtcTCAAAGTTGTTAGTTTAAGTGCAAAGTAAGAAATtaaacgatttgatttatcaaccaAGGAGTTTGTAAATATTTTTATGTGATTTGGTAAATCTTTTTCAAATCCTAAAATATTTGATTTATCAATCAAGGATTTTGTAAATATTTTTATGTGATTTTGTAAATCCGTTTCAAATCCTAAAAGATTTGATTTATCAATCAGggattttttaaatatattttgtgtGATTTCGTAAATCTTTTCTTACCTTTTGAGATCATGTTTGCACGATAAATACCAAAGTTTGGTATTGAGAAAATGAGTATCAACTAACACACAAACAAAAATCATAACCCTCTTACACTAGTTTTTCCAGCTTCTTCTTCGACAACTTCGGTCACCCCGCTTTCGGTCTCTTTTTCAAGCAAGTGCTCTCgcccggcagtacgctgcttcgaaccggtgtaccctgggaacagacgtcgaatctgtttaagggaattgtgtcaaacacaagcccggttcaacccttCAATTCGGTTTGATCGTTTTACGTTTATGTTTATCCTTGTATATTGCATATGAATATTCATATTTTATTAGTAATTTTCAGTTTCGTATGTATATTTTTCTTACAGAACATGAACTTGAAATGCCGAAAACCTTAGATATTCCTTGTAAATTCACCGCTGAGTGACTACCGGCGAGTACCTCTTCAACCGGACAACTTGCAAGCACAAACCGATTGGTAGACTCTATTCACCGTTGATCAAAGGCATCATTTAACACACGATTTAAACAACTTATATCATAGATTTCGGACACCCACACGTTACAAAAGAAACTTTCTGAATCCGACGAAACCCATTATATCAATTATCCCTAGGACTACGAATGCCATTCAATGACTTGCAATATTACGGGGAAACAAAAAAATGATGGCCTGAAAGCGGCAACATTCTGCATCTTTAACCCCATCACAAATTAAACTAATTACTCTTGAACACTACAAATGAAATTAAATTATACAGTACTTGTAAATCGTATCAAACCATAATAGAGCTTCATCAATAGCGATTTCCTTCAAGGCTTAAATATCAACACATATTAACCTATTTTTAAACAATCGAATATTCATCTTCACCATCTATTTAAAAAAAGGTGTTTGCGACTTCTTAGTATAAGTTACAAATGATCAATATAGTAGAAAAGAGTCGAAATTTTATGATAAGTTGTAGTCATCAACGACATTGAAGGCATTACATAAATTGAGATAGAGTAGGTACACATGGGAGGCTAATGAACGACTACTTTGGGCCTAACGCCAAAATAACCACTGGGCATTTCAAATGACGATTCTGTATAATGGAACACTATTCCTCAGAATTATTGAAGGTATAGCTACTTACTTTGAACAACCTATACCCTTCGTGGGAATCCTTTGTTAATGAGATTTCAGGTGTTGTTTTTTTAACAAAAAAAGTCTTCCCTCGCAAGGATGTTAGAGAGAACTTTTCTACATGATCGTCGTCATATACTATAACAACCGGCAGGAGCCTATAGCAAGAACACGATTGGAAAAATCATGTATGCATACATAATATTGCACAATATATTTGTCAAAGACAACGATTATAACATTGTCGAAAATGAAGATTATTATGTGCCGGTAGGTAATATGTAAGGTACGTGGATGGTAGATCAAGAGGTGTAAAACGTACACAATAAAGAAAAATGAACTTCTTGATTGAGAACAGTACTAGTATTATTGAAAGCATTATCTAGTGAAATCGTAAAAACTTTATCGGCTACTCAATGAGCTGTAATGGCTAAATGAGATGAATATGATATTTACAGATGCCAAAAGAACATAAAGATAGTAAACAATGCAACACCATCATATACTCTAATATAAATTTGATGAAAGGAGAGTAACAAATAAACACTAAACAATTGATTAAGACAAAAAAGATTCATTTTACAGGAAAGATTGTGTGCAAACTGCTCACCACCATTATTGATTTACCACCAAACTCAGCAAAAACAAAACGGGTTATCATCTATACTCTAAAACATTCTTATCAGAAAGATCAGCTTGAATAATGCTATACTTGTTCTCTTTTTGCATTCATAATACCTGCAACCAAAAAGACAGCTAATCTTTTAAGAATGCAGTGAATAAAGTCTAAATAACAGAAGAggaggtggcaaaatgggtggtTTGGGTGGGCTAATTTGTTGTACAGTTCAGGATGACCCAAAACAATTCACTGGGATTAGTAATTTATCCTACAGAAAATTACAACTGACTAAATCAAACTTCAACATTTTTGCAACTGTATTATGTAGCATCAAAACTTTCCAAAGCTTGTTACTGTATGTACCCAGCCAACTCTGAATCGGGTTGACTGGATTTTGAACGATGTGGCGATCATATAAATGATGCCACATCATCATTTACATGTTATCAGACGTAATACCAATTCTAACCGAACGTTACATTTCAACCGTCAGTCTACCTGGCTTTTTTGACGGACATTGACGCCTGTTAACCATGCGTTAGTCGGAATATTGACCAAATTTACCTTCAGCGTGAGATTTGCCCCCACCAATCATAGCTTTACTCATTTtatatttattacggagtatttaaTTTATTTTCTACCCCTCAATTTCCAATCAAATTCTACACATCACCCTACGGATATTTGACACAAAAATTTGACCTTTTGGGTTAACGAAGGTCACAGTCAAACACCGACTTTTTCACCAAAAAGTGCACAAATTGTCTCTTGCCTCTGACTGGTTAGAAATGGTCTAACATATCTAGACTCTACACATACACACAAGCGCCTCAACAAGTTACAGAAAGATAAGCAAGTACAATTTAAACAATTTCACGAAAAATAGCCAAAATGGAAAACAAAGGTTGGTTTGTTATTACAACAATAAAAAAAGGATGGACTTACAGTTATCCATTGAAGAACAATCTGAAAATTTACGCTCCGAAGTACTGCATGAGGTCGTCTTCATTAAAGTCTTCATCAAGCAGATAATTAAAATCGGTATTCAGTGATGTCGTTCCATCTATACCAAGAGTAAACGGACTGAACGCCCCATAATCTAACGACAAGCTATTAATTGATGATTCAAACTGGTTATCTACCGGTCTTTCATGCTCATTTTGAAGTCCAACTTTTTCAATTATTCTGGGACCCACCTCACCCGTATTCCCATTCTGGAACTCGTGAACGGGATGTTGTACACCGTAAAGATTCACATTATGTAATTCAGAACTCGAAGGTTCTTGGTGGACCCCAGTTGGTCTATATTCAGATTCTTGAACAGGTGGATATAGCAACATGTCTGGATTAACGTTAGAAACATTTTGCAATTCATTTGCAGGTAACTGAACATCAGTCACATTGTCCACCAATAATGGCCTGACACCTGTCAACGCATGATCTTCCTGCACACTTTCTTGAATCTGGTAACCAGAAAAAGACAAGTCTGTATGGTTTATATCAGGCAGCGCATCTTGCGGCTCGTACGGTACTATTTGTTTCTGCAAAGCCTTCGACTGCTCCCGTTTTCTTCTTTTTCccctttgtttttctgttttatcatGCTGACGTGGCGGCGGTGGGACATCACGATCTTTTGATGAAACCGAGGCCCGAGTATCTTCAATTCCGTCAACATCATAATCACTATCATAGCTATTTGAAGGTCGGTTTTTATCCAAACAGCCACCCGAAGGTGTTTCGGTTATCCCGGACCCACCATTATCACCACTCGATTGTAAAATCAAACCTTCTTCTCGGTTTAAAACCGCTAACCAAATCGAACTCTCTTTAGCTGTCATTTTATCCTGTAAACACTTCGACTGACGAACCAACCTTCTAATTTTAGCAATGTTTGGAGACATGTGTTTTATAACAGCAGTTAAAACTCCAACTTTCCACATTTTCTTTAAATCATGTGGTTTTTTATAAGGGGGCGATTGACCCTTTGGTAACCCTAATCTCGTCCACCAATCTTCATCCCCCGTGGGCCACCACGGGGGCGGAAGCCCCTTCTCTAAAGGAAACTTCCTCTGAGGTGGATCACAATGTTGCATTAAAGACGACAAAAGCGAGCCCAAAGTAGCATCTTGTAAATCTTGAAGAACACTATTCGGGTTCCCATTTTGACAACCGATTCCTTGCCCTTTCGCAATGCAATCAGCATCATATTTCGCTATCGCTGCTGGCCCGTTTTTATCAAACTTGACTTTTTCTTTCCACCAAGCCCGTAGATTATCAGACGAACCACTAACGGGCTTACCCTTTTCAGGAACGATCCCATAAACGAAACCACGAGCTTTACACACTTCCATTAACTTCAACATGTATTTCAAAATCCCATCTTGAGCCCTAGACATCTTCTTCCTACGGGCCTGATCGCTCGTTTGCTTAGCCTTTTGTTTTTCTGCAGCTAATTGTGCTAACATTTTTTGCTTCTCTTTCAATCTTTTAAGCTTAATTCGATCCTTCCACATACGTCTTTCGAGATCTTCAGCATCGATTTCTTCATCACTAACATCTTTTTCAGCTATATTGTCAATCCTTAAATCATCGCCTTCCATATCCGAATTGTCGCCCAATCCATTAGTATCCATTATAAGATCATCCATTTTCTAAATAAACCTAACTAATCCCTATTAATTATACAAGCTTATCTCTCACGGGAATTCAATCAAACAGTTAACACGCAAAATTATTCAAAGCCAAAACCTTTAATTCTTAGATTCAAACAGCAAATAGTTGACCAATCAATTCATCACATATTTCAATCTCAATATTCTGGACGAAGCTATGAACCCAATCGTTCCAAATTAGATTAGCTTCTGTTTTAAATATCAAATTAActaaatttattaatatatatgtatatattgatatgATTTTAtcaaaaagaaaaattaaaagaaATTGAAGCTATGATTGGCGAAGAGAACGTAACCTGGTATCAATCAGAATCAAAATCTTGAAAGAAAGTAGCATATAAGGATTGATTCATGAAACCCTAGGGGAAATTTTGATGGAGGAAAGGAGGAGGGAGCAAATGGGGATAAAACGTAGTgataataaatttatttttatttatttaattaattaattgaattaaatgaagaaaataaaTGGAAGATGCGTAGGagcatttgtgtgtgtgtgtgagatatTGTGAGTTCAACGTATCTGGGCTAGAAGTCAGATTTTGGGGTCAAATATAAAAAGGACGGATTTTTCACGAAAAGTGAAAGAAATCAATAagacatttgcttctttaaatagtTACAAAAAATACATTACACAAAATAACAATTACTCCGTATTTGTTTTGTAACCGAATTACAAGGTTCCGCGAATTATATGTTCAGTTGAAATATTTTTTAACTAATAGTTATGTTTTGAAATCGATTAATTTCTTTGGAAAATAGGAGTATAATTACATTGATATTAATAGTGTATTCTATGATTTACACGTATAAAATCATCATTTCTATGCGGAAGAAGCACTTGAAACATAGAGAAATACTATTAAAAGCATTTTAATATTTATCCGTTCAGCGTTTTCCGTCAAcgacaacaaataaattacacatCAGATCACCCAGCGTTTTGCGTAAGTCCCGAAGGCAGTTTTCCATGCTTAAGCCCTTAAGTAAGCTCGTGAGCAGCACACATGCCACGTCAACATAAAAACACAATGTCGGCTACACAATTCTCGCATAAATcaatcaataacagcatgacaCGTGTCTCCGAACATTATGGAGCACTCATGCCTATAGATAACCCACATGGCCATCACTTTTCAGATAACTGGACTTGTGGCAGAgaacacactttctctctcacatagtactttcccTCTCTCTGCATTAATACTTAGCCTCAGAGTGCTAGACGGATAAACTCATAGTTTGGTTCCACGAGATTGATAAAGCCACCCCACGACATTCTagctgtgaaccgggtctgcaggaatCCGTCCCGagagtaaacatcaatcggcaatccACCCTATCACGCTAAATAGTTCTAGTGATGTACTGATACTTGTTAGCCGTTAGCAGGAATTTGGCATCAACATATAGCGTCATCCGGCTTAAAGAACCATGTCAGCGAgttaaacgaagaaaaaaaaaacaagagTTAATCCCCATTGAAACAACTATGATACATAAGTGGGGAGCTGGACAACGTAGGAAgacataagttttagaagaatggAAATAGCAGTTAATAGCATTTCCTTTAATATTCAATACAAATCCATTAGATGCTCAAGTGGTTATTGAAGCACGCATAGTAAATTGTATTATGGGAGGAATTTATACAGATACATGGGGCGGAACATACATTATGTATGATCATTGCTTTGTTCAATTTATTGAACGAGTGAAAAGAATGATAAAAGAATCTTTGGTACCATTAGCAAGTTTTATGAGTAAGCCATCTTGGCCAGAAGGAAGTGTAAACTTAGAAGTTGTTTTGAGAAAGACGCCATATAAGAGATCCGCAAACATAGAGTTTTTAGTCGTAAAGGCAAGTTCACAATACAATGCCATACTTGGTCGGCCATCAATG
The window above is part of the Rutidosis leptorrhynchoides isolate AG116_Rl617_1_P2 chromosome 1, CSIRO_AGI_Rlap_v1, whole genome shotgun sequence genome. Proteins encoded here:
- the LOC139867797 gene encoding ETHYLENE INSENSITIVE 3-like 3 protein; this encodes MDDLIMDTNGLGDNSDMEGDDLRIDNIAEKDVSDEEIDAEDLERRMWKDRIKLKRLKEKQKMLAQLAAEKQKAKQTSDQARRKKMSRAQDGILKYMLKLMEVCKARGFVYGIVPEKGKPVSGSSDNLRAWWKEKVKFDKNGPAAIAKYDADCIAKGQGIGCQNGNPNSVLQDLQDATLGSLLSSLMQHCDPPQRKFPLEKGLPPPWWPTGDEDWWTRLGLPKGQSPPYKKPHDLKKMWKVGVLTAVIKHMSPNIAKIRRLVRQSKCLQDKMTAKESSIWLAVLNREEGLILQSSGDNGGSGITETPSGGCLDKNRPSNSYDSDYDVDGIEDTRASVSSKDRDVPPPPRQHDKTEKQRGKRRKREQSKALQKQIVPYEPQDALPDINHTDLSFSGYQIQESVQEDHALTGVRPLLVDNVTDVQLPANELQNVSNVNPDMLLYPPVQESEYRPTGVHQEPSSSELHNVNLYGVQHPVHEFQNGNTGEVGPRIIEKVGLQNEHERPVDNQFESSINSLSLDYGAFSPFTLGIDGTTSLNTDFNYLLDEDFNEDDLMQYFGA